Genomic DNA from Paucilactobacillus hokkaidonensis JCM 18461:
TGCTTGCAACTCACTTTTCGCAGTTCCAATCCATGGATGCAATTTTGCTATTTTTACTGCCAATGCACTGGACCAACTATTTGTGAATGCATCAATTTTGCCAGCAAAGTCTTTGTCAACATTGTAGAGTTCATACAAAATATTACTAATTGAATACGAAAATTGTTCATCTGATTTACTGTTCAGATCCATGATCCAATCAAACATTGCATTAATTGCTGGTTTAGCCAAACTCTTCCCCAAAATATCTTGGATTAGGTGCTTATTCCAAAAATCAGTGACCTGATCAATAACTGCTAAAACAATTTCCTTTTTAGAAGTAAAATATTTCTCCAGTTCTTCTTTACTTACATTGGCACGCTTTCTAACATCATTCATATTTGTCTCGACA
This window encodes:
- a CDS encoding TetR/AcrR family transcriptional regulator, giving the protein MIADEAQFNIINAARELIYKNGYVETNMNDVRKRANVSKEELEKYFTSKKEIVLAVIDQVTDFWNKHLIQDILGKSLAKPAINAMFDWIMDLNSKSDEQFSYSISNILYELYNVDKDFAGKIDAFTNSWSSALAVKIAKLHPWIGTAKSELQAKNAVKLLQSTMIMTKMTGQIAPVKSAITGIKLKINL